In one window of Macadamia integrifolia cultivar HAES 741 chromosome 2, SCU_Mint_v3, whole genome shotgun sequence DNA:
- the LOC122072079 gene encoding lachrymatory-factor synthase-like — MAMAAEESSKPQQSKWEGKLCAELKGVTAEQVWPLLEDFFNLHKWFPAIDTCKPLEGVSVQPGCVRYCAITKSPPAPSSESSAEEKEIAATTTWANERLVAIDPVERSLTYEVTENSMGIKSYLATMKVFQLSKAAAAEAAAANSEGCKIEWSLEADPIEGLTSEAFLSYCESSLKGMAQRMEDALCRTPTTL, encoded by the coding sequence ATGGCGATGGCAGCGGAGGAATCATCGAAGCCACAACAGTCGAAGTGGGAAGGCAAGCTTTGTGCAGAGCTAAAAGGTGTAACTGCAGAGCAAGTGTGGCCTCTGCTAGAAGACTTCTTCAACCTCCACAAGTGGTTCCCTGCCATCGACACTTGTAAGCCGTTAGAGGGTGTCTCTGTACAGCCCGGCTGCGTCCGCTACTGCGCCATTACAAAATCACCCCCTGCGCCGTCGTCGGAGTCATCGGCCGAAGAGAAGGAGATCGCCGCCACGACCACTTGGGCCAACGAGAGACTCGTGGCCATCGACCCTGTGGAACGTTCCCTAACCTACGAGGTCACTGAAAACAGTATGGGGATTAAGTCTTACTTAGCCACCATGAAGGTATTCCAACTCTCCAAGGCGGCAGCGGCGGAGGCGGCGGCGGCCAATTCTGAAGGGTGTAAGATCGAGTGGTCATTGGAGGCTGATCCTATTGAAGGCTTGACTTCTGAGGCCTTTCTCTCCTATTGCGAGTCCAGCCTTAAAGGCATGGCCCAGAGAATGGAAGATGCTCTCTGCCGTACTCCAACAACTCTCTGA